A single genomic interval of Lathyrus oleraceus cultivar Zhongwan6 chromosome 7, CAAS_Psat_ZW6_1.0, whole genome shotgun sequence harbors:
- the LOC127108033 gene encoding protein STRICTOSIDINE SYNTHASE-LIKE 3 isoform X1: MTFTQIFAAIFLLFALYCGLDPFNHSVIANFPNFEVKKVQMPAWSELPNDRDQHNLLQNSHIRFLNQVQGPESIAFDNLGRGPYTGLADGRILFLNHHHNWVDFAYTSPNRYSNSKNRSLCNPLPIEAATPFSYVKTEHICGRPLGLRFHKKTGELYIADAYFGLMKVGPEGGLATSLTTEAEGVPLRFTNDVDVDAEGNVYFTESSEIYQRRNFIQLVLSGDDSGKVLKYNPTTKETTVLVRNVQFPNGISLSKDGSFFVFCEGTIGRLRKYWLKGEKAGTSEIFAVLPGTPDNVRVNKDGDFWVALPNRRSMYAYLTGLYPRIRKFIIKLPIPTKFQFLFLIGGNQHGVIVKYSPKGKLLQILEDTEGKVVRAVSQVEEKDGQLWIGSVIMPFIAVYKL, translated from the exons ATGACTTTTACTCAAATCTTTGCCGCTATCTTTCTCTTGTTCGCACTATACTGCGGTTTGGACCCATTCAACCACAGTGTCATTGCAAATTTCCctaattttgaggtcaaaaagGTTCAAATGCCCGCATGGTCTGAACTTCCTAATGACAGAGATCAGCACAACTTGCTGCAAAACTCTCATATTAGGTTTTTGAACCAAGTACAAGGCCCTGAGAGCATTGCTTTTGACAATCTTGGTCGTGGACCTTACACCGGTCTTGCTGATGGTAGAATCTTGTTCCTCAATCATCACCATAATTGGGTTGATTTTGCTTACACTTCGCCCAATAG ATACAGTAACTCCAAAAACAGGTCATTATGTAATCCTCTTCCTATAGAAGCTGCAACACCATTTAGTTATGTGAAGACTGAACATATCTGTGGAAGGCCTTTAGGACTTAGATTTCACAAGAAAACAGGTGAATTGTACATTGCAGATGCATATTTTGGACTCATGAAGGTGGGGCCCGAGGGAGGCTTAGCAACGTCGCTTACAACTGAAGCTGAAGGGGTGCCTCTCAGATTTACTAATGATGTTGATGTAGATGCCGAAGGAAATGTTTATTTTACCGAAAGCAGTGAAATTTATCAGAGGAG GAATTTCATCCAGCTGGTTTTATCCGGGGATGATAGTGGCAAGGTTTTGAAATACAACCCTACAACAAAGGAAACCACTGTTCTTGTGAGAAACGTTCAATTCCCGAATGGCATTTCCTTAAGTAAAGATGGTTCCTTCTTTGTTTTTTGTGAAGGGACTATTGGCAG GTTACGTAAATATTGGCTAAAAGGAGAAAAGGCTGGAACTTCAGAGATTTTTGCGGTCTTACCTGGAACTCCCGACAATGTGAGGGTGAACAAAGATGGTGATTTTTGGGTTGCACTTCCCAATAGAAGATCTATGTATGCATACCTTACTGGTTTATATCCAAGGATAAGAAAATTTATAATTAAGCTTCCTATACCAACAAAGTTTCAATTCCTGTTTCTAATTGGAGGAAACCAACATGGTGTGATTGTGAAGTATAGTCCTAAAGGTAAATTGCTGCAGATATTGGAAGACACTGAAGGAAAAGTTGTTAGAGCTGTGAGTCAAGTTGAGGAGAAAGATGGTCAACTTTGGATAGGAAGTGTTATTATGCCTTTTATTGCGGTTTACAAATTGTAA
- the LOC127108033 gene encoding protein STRICTOSIDINE SYNTHASE-LIKE 3 isoform X3, with translation MTFTQIFAAIFLLFALYCGLDPFNHSVIANFPNFEVKKVQMPAWSELPNDRDQHNLLQNSHIRFLNQVQGPESIAFDNLGRGPYTGLADGRILFLNHHHNWVDFAYTSPNRSLCNPLPIEAATPFSYVKTEHICGRPLGLRFHKKTGELYIADAYFGLMKVGPEGGLATSLTTEAEGVPLRFTNDVDVDAEGNVYFTESSEIYQRRNFIQLVLSGDDSGKVLKYNPTTKETTVLVRNVQFPNGISLSKDGSFFVFCEGTIGRLRKYWLKGEKAGTSEIFAVLPGTPDNVRVNKDGDFWVALPNRRSMYAYLTGLYPRIRKFIIKLPIPTKFQFLFLIGGNQHGVIVKYSPKGKLLQILEDTEGKVVRAVSQVEEKDGQLWIGSVIMPFIAVYKL, from the exons ATGACTTTTACTCAAATCTTTGCCGCTATCTTTCTCTTGTTCGCACTATACTGCGGTTTGGACCCATTCAACCACAGTGTCATTGCAAATTTCCctaattttgaggtcaaaaagGTTCAAATGCCCGCATGGTCTGAACTTCCTAATGACAGAGATCAGCACAACTTGCTGCAAAACTCTCATATTAGGTTTTTGAACCAAGTACAAGGCCCTGAGAGCATTGCTTTTGACAATCTTGGTCGTGGACCTTACACCGGTCTTGCTGATGGTAGAATCTTGTTCCTCAATCATCACCATAATTGGGTTGATTTTGCTTACACTTCGCCCAATAG GTCATTATGTAATCCTCTTCCTATAGAAGCTGCAACACCATTTAGTTATGTGAAGACTGAACATATCTGTGGAAGGCCTTTAGGACTTAGATTTCACAAGAAAACAGGTGAATTGTACATTGCAGATGCATATTTTGGACTCATGAAGGTGGGGCCCGAGGGAGGCTTAGCAACGTCGCTTACAACTGAAGCTGAAGGGGTGCCTCTCAGATTTACTAATGATGTTGATGTAGATGCCGAAGGAAATGTTTATTTTACCGAAAGCAGTGAAATTTATCAGAGGAG GAATTTCATCCAGCTGGTTTTATCCGGGGATGATAGTGGCAAGGTTTTGAAATACAACCCTACAACAAAGGAAACCACTGTTCTTGTGAGAAACGTTCAATTCCCGAATGGCATTTCCTTAAGTAAAGATGGTTCCTTCTTTGTTTTTTGTGAAGGGACTATTGGCAG GTTACGTAAATATTGGCTAAAAGGAGAAAAGGCTGGAACTTCAGAGATTTTTGCGGTCTTACCTGGAACTCCCGACAATGTGAGGGTGAACAAAGATGGTGATTTTTGGGTTGCACTTCCCAATAGAAGATCTATGTATGCATACCTTACTGGTTTATATCCAAGGATAAGAAAATTTATAATTAAGCTTCCTATACCAACAAAGTTTCAATTCCTGTTTCTAATTGGAGGAAACCAACATGGTGTGATTGTGAAGTATAGTCCTAAAGGTAAATTGCTGCAGATATTGGAAGACACTGAAGGAAAAGTTGTTAGAGCTGTGAGTCAAGTTGAGGAGAAAGATGGTCAACTTTGGATAGGAAGTGTTATTATGCCTTTTATTGCGGTTTACAAATTGTAA
- the LOC127108033 gene encoding protein STRICTOSIDINE SYNTHASE-LIKE 3 isoform X2, giving the protein MTFTQIFAAIFLLFALYCGLDPFNHSVIANFPNFEVKKVQMPAWSELPNDRDQHNLLQNSHIRFLNQVQGPESIAFDNLGRGPYTGLADGRILFLNHHHNWVDFAYTSPNSNSKNRSLCNPLPIEAATPFSYVKTEHICGRPLGLRFHKKTGELYIADAYFGLMKVGPEGGLATSLTTEAEGVPLRFTNDVDVDAEGNVYFTESSEIYQRRNFIQLVLSGDDSGKVLKYNPTTKETTVLVRNVQFPNGISLSKDGSFFVFCEGTIGRLRKYWLKGEKAGTSEIFAVLPGTPDNVRVNKDGDFWVALPNRRSMYAYLTGLYPRIRKFIIKLPIPTKFQFLFLIGGNQHGVIVKYSPKGKLLQILEDTEGKVVRAVSQVEEKDGQLWIGSVIMPFIAVYKL; this is encoded by the exons ATGACTTTTACTCAAATCTTTGCCGCTATCTTTCTCTTGTTCGCACTATACTGCGGTTTGGACCCATTCAACCACAGTGTCATTGCAAATTTCCctaattttgaggtcaaaaagGTTCAAATGCCCGCATGGTCTGAACTTCCTAATGACAGAGATCAGCACAACTTGCTGCAAAACTCTCATATTAGGTTTTTGAACCAAGTACAAGGCCCTGAGAGCATTGCTTTTGACAATCTTGGTCGTGGACCTTACACCGGTCTTGCTGATGGTAGAATCTTGTTCCTCAATCATCACCATAATTGGGTTGATTTTGCTTACACTTCGCCCAATAG TAACTCCAAAAACAGGTCATTATGTAATCCTCTTCCTATAGAAGCTGCAACACCATTTAGTTATGTGAAGACTGAACATATCTGTGGAAGGCCTTTAGGACTTAGATTTCACAAGAAAACAGGTGAATTGTACATTGCAGATGCATATTTTGGACTCATGAAGGTGGGGCCCGAGGGAGGCTTAGCAACGTCGCTTACAACTGAAGCTGAAGGGGTGCCTCTCAGATTTACTAATGATGTTGATGTAGATGCCGAAGGAAATGTTTATTTTACCGAAAGCAGTGAAATTTATCAGAGGAG GAATTTCATCCAGCTGGTTTTATCCGGGGATGATAGTGGCAAGGTTTTGAAATACAACCCTACAACAAAGGAAACCACTGTTCTTGTGAGAAACGTTCAATTCCCGAATGGCATTTCCTTAAGTAAAGATGGTTCCTTCTTTGTTTTTTGTGAAGGGACTATTGGCAG GTTACGTAAATATTGGCTAAAAGGAGAAAAGGCTGGAACTTCAGAGATTTTTGCGGTCTTACCTGGAACTCCCGACAATGTGAGGGTGAACAAAGATGGTGATTTTTGGGTTGCACTTCCCAATAGAAGATCTATGTATGCATACCTTACTGGTTTATATCCAAGGATAAGAAAATTTATAATTAAGCTTCCTATACCAACAAAGTTTCAATTCCTGTTTCTAATTGGAGGAAACCAACATGGTGTGATTGTGAAGTATAGTCCTAAAGGTAAATTGCTGCAGATATTGGAAGACACTGAAGGAAAAGTTGTTAGAGCTGTGAGTCAAGTTGAGGAGAAAGATGGTCAACTTTGGATAGGAAGTGTTATTATGCCTTTTATTGCGGTTTACAAATTGTAA